The Streptomyces sp. NBC_00306 sequence TCGCTTCGGCGATCGTCGGACGCAAGGAGGTCCCGGCCCGGCTGCGTGAACTCCTTAACGTGGAGAGCGGCATCAACGACGGGCTCGCGCTGCCGGTCGTCCTGATCCTCATCGCCGCCGCCGGTCCCACCTCACCCCATGCCGCGGCATCCTTCGGGAAGATCGGTCTGGAGCTGGGCCTCGGCCTCGTCTTCGGTGTCCTGATGCCTCTGATTGTCAACGGCCTCGTACGGTTCCGGCTGCTGGGGGCCGAGCCCAAGCTGCAGCCGCTGCTTCCGCTGGCGACCGCAGTCATCCTCTACGCCGCCTGCCACTTGACCCACGCCAACCCCTACCTCGCGGCCTTCTCCGCGGGTGCGGTTTTCGCCGCCGTCTCTCCGGAGTCCCACAAGGCGTTCGAGCCGCTGGGGGAGTCGCTCGCGGAGCTCGCCAAGTTCGCCGCCCTGCTGGTCTTCGGCGCGCTGCTCACCCCGCAGCTCTTCGGAGACCTGTCCATCGGCGGGTACCTGGCGGTGATCCTCGCGATCGTGCTGATCCGCCCGGCTTCCCTTCTGTTGTCGCTGCTGGGCACGCGTATTGACCGCAGGGAGAAGCTCGTCGCGGCATGGTTCGGTCCGAAGGGCTTCGCCTCGGTCGTCTACGGCCTGCTGGTTCTCCAGGCCGGCATCCCGCAGGGGCAGGAGGCGTACAGCCTCATCGCCGTCTGCATCGCCTTCTCGATTGTCGCCCACAGCAGCACCGACGTCCCCATCGCCCGCCTCTTCCATGTCGACGACCTGGTCGACGCCGGCGGCGGGCAACCGGAAACACCGACAGGGACCGAGACTGCCAAGGAGGGCACTCAGGCGCACAGGCGATAGCGCCCAGGATCGCTGATCGGCCGCAATCTGGAGGTGGCCACGGAAGAACTCGAGATTGTGGAGGGGATCATCTCCCGTTCGGCATCCTGCAGCCCTAGGTACCCGGGAGTGGCCCGGCACACCCCGCGTCGCCTTGACGCGTTCCTCACGCCCTAACCACACCAAGGGCGCGAGCTGTGAACAGCCCCTTCAGGAGCTGGGCCGCGGGGCGGTCAGA is a genomic window containing:
- a CDS encoding cation:proton antiporter, whose translation is MVLVAVFGAALLIAVLLSGLAARTVLSTSLLFLVGGALVSDGFLGLIHITPDSEIVSVTADLALFAVLFTDGMHVSFAKLRANWRNPARALGLGMPLACVGMALITHYLVGLDWTTSFLVGAVLAPTDPVFASAIVGRKEVPARLRELLNVESGINDGLALPVVLILIAAAGPTSPHAAASFGKIGLELGLGLVFGVLMPLIVNGLVRFRLLGAEPKLQPLLPLATAVILYAACHLTHANPYLAAFSAGAVFAAVSPESHKAFEPLGESLAELAKFAALLVFGALLTPQLFGDLSIGGYLAVILAIVLIRPASLLLSLLGTRIDRREKLVAAWFGPKGFASVVYGLLVLQAGIPQGQEAYSLIAVCIAFSIVAHSSTDVPIARLFHVDDLVDAGGGQPETPTGTETAKEGTQAHRR